One segment of Solanum stenotomum isolate F172 chromosome 1, ASM1918654v1, whole genome shotgun sequence DNA contains the following:
- the LOC125867383 gene encoding RAN GTPase-activating protein 2 yields MDATTANSQRRPFSIKLWPPSENTRKMLVERMTNNLSSPTIFTRKYRSLSKEEATKNAEEIEDAAFTIANQHYEKEPDGDGSSAVQLYARECSKLILEILKKIPKSEDKEISISEVVPTVQETFFDISKGKRAFIEAEEAQELLKPLKEPGNSYSKICFSNRSFSIDAARIAGPILATLKDQLKEVDLSDFVAGRNEAAALDVMNIFSEALEGSNLKFLNLSDNALGEKGVRAFGKLLQSQTNLEELFLMNDGISQEAANAVSELVPSTEKLKVLHFHNNMTGDEGAVAIAEIVKRSPLLEDFRCSSTRVGSEGGSVLCEALGMCSHLKKLDLRDNMFGPEVGLVLCKALIKHENLTEIYLSYLNLEDEGAIAIANALKDSAPSLAVLEMAGNDITAEAASAIASCIAAKQLLAKLSLGENELKDEGAIQIAKALEGHSHLIEVDMSSNALRRAGARVLAQTVLHKDEFKLLNVNGNFISEEGVDELKEIFKKSPEMLASLEDNDPEGEDEDDEEDEERESGDEGKDVEDELESKLKNLDVKQEASLDTPASN; encoded by the coding sequence ATGGATGCCACAACAGCTAACTCTCAGCGCAGACCATTTTCAATTAAACTGTGGCCTCCAAGTGAGAACACAAGAAAAATGCTGGTGGAAAGAATGACGAATAATCTTTCTAGTCCAACCATTTTCACCCGCAAGTACCGCAGTCTATCCAAGGAAGAGGCTACCAAAAATGCTGAAGAAATTGAAGATGCAGCTTTTACCATTGCTAATCAACATTATGAGAAGGAGCCTGATGGTGATGGAAGTTCTGCTGTGCAACTTTATGCCAGGGAATGCAGCAAGCTTATCCTGGAAATTCTAAAGAAGATACCCAAATCAGAGGACAAGgaaatttcaatttctgaaGTGGTTCCTACTGTTCAGGAGACCTTTTTTGATATCTCAAAAGGTAAAAGGGCTTTTATCGAAGCGGAAGAGGCTCAAGAACTTTTAAAGCCATTAAAAGAGCCTGGAAATTCTTACAGCAAAATTTGTTTCAGCAATAGAAGCTTCAGTATAGATGCAGCACGTATTGCAGGCCCTATCTTGGCAACCTTGAAGGATCAATTGAAGGAAGTTGATTTGTCAGATTTTGTTGCCGGAAGAAATGAGGCAGCAGCACTTGATGTCATGAATATATTCTCAGAAGCTCTGGAAGGTTCTAACTTGAAGTTTCTGAATCTCTCTGATAATGCTCTGGGTGAGAAGGGAGTTAGGGCATTTGGAAAGCTCCTTCAGTCTCAAACCAACTTGGAAGAACTATTTTTGATGAATGATGGGATTTCACAGGAAGCTGCAAATGCTGTTAGCGAGCTAGTTCCTTCCACCGAGAAGCTTAAGGTTCTtcattttcataataatatGACAGGTGATGAAGGGGCTGTTGCGATTGCGGAAATTGTGAAGCGTTCTCCTTTATTGGAAGATTTCAGGTGCTCTTCTACCAGAGTAGGCTCTGAAGGAGGGAGTGTCTTGTGTGAAGCACTTGGGATGTGCTCCCATTTGAAGAAGCTTGATTTGCGAGACAATATGTTTGGTCCAGAAGTTGGTCTTGTGTTGTGTAAGGCACTCATCAAACATGAAAATCTTACGGAAATTTACCTGAGCTACCTTAATTTAGAGGATGAAGGAGCAATTGCAATAGCTAACGCTCTTAAAGATTCAGCTCCTTCACTTGCTGTCTTGGAGATGGCAGGTAATGATATAACTGCTGAAGCTGCTTCAGCAATAGCTTCTTGTATAGCTGCAAAGCAGCTTCTTGCCAAGTTAAGCTTGGGTGAGAATGAACTCAAGGATGAAGGTGCAATTCAGATTGCTAAGGCACTGGAAGGACACAGCCATCTGATTGAAGTTGATATGAGCAGCAATGCACTAAGGAGGGCTGGGGCAAGAGTGCTGGCTCAAACTGTGCTGCACAAAGATGAGTTTAAATTACTAAATGTTAATGGGAATTTCATCTCAGAAGAAGGCGTTGACGAGTTGAAAGAGATCTTCAAGAAATCTCCTGAAATGCTTGCATCCCTGGAAGATAATGACCCGGAAGGAGAAGACGAGGATGATGAGGAGGATGAGGAGAGAGAATCTGGAGATGAGGGCAAAGACGTTGAGGATGAACTagaatcaaaactcaaaaaccTGGACGTCAAGCAAGAGGCAAGTCTTGACACACCAGCTAGCAATTAG